The window CCTTGACGAGCCCGTGAGTAAATCTCTACAGATAGGTTTGAGTAACCATTTCCCGTTACAAAGAAGGTCACGGCAAAGTCATCCAAGGAATAGGTAAAGGCCATGAAATAGCCTGCAATAATGGCTGGTGTCAAATATGGCAACATGATTTCTTTCAGCATTTGTGGCTGGGTTGCACCCAAGTCATAAGCTGCTGAAATCATATCTGCATTCATTTCCTTCAATCGAGGCAAGACCATCAAGACGACAATCGGAATGGAGAAGGCAATGTGACTCAGCAAGACAGAAACAAAGCCTAATTGAAAACCAATCATAGTAAAGAGAATCAGGAAACTTGCCCCAATCATAACGTCTGGTGCTACCATCAAGATATTATTGACAGACAGCAAGGCATTTTGGAAACGAGGTTTTGCCTGATAAATATAGATGGCACCAAATGTTCCGATAATGGTCGCAATCAATGAACTCAAAAAAGCCAAGAAAAAAGTTTGTGCCAAAATCAGCATCAGACGGCTGTCACCCAACATGGACGAAAAATGCTCCAAGGTAAAGCCTGTAAAGCCGTTCATATCTCCACCTTCATTGAAAGCGTAGAAAATCAGATAGAAAATCGGCAAATAAAGAAGAAGAAAGGCAACTGTTAAGTAGATATTTGCAAATTTCTTCATTATTTCTTCCTCTCTTTCGTCATCCACATAATCAAGAGCATGGCCAAAATCAAGACCACACCAATGGTTGAACCCATTCCCCAGTTTTGTGTAGTAAGGAAATGTTGCTCGATAGCTGTACCCAAGGTAATCACTCGGTTACCGCCAATCAAACGGGTCAACATAAAGAGGCTTAAACTCGGAATAAAAACTGCTTGAACACCTGAACGAACGCCGTTCATGGAAAGAGGAAAAATAACTTTTGTAAAGGTCTGCCAGGATGTCGCCCCTAAATCACGACT is drawn from Streptococcus sp. 29892 and contains these coding sequences:
- a CDS encoding ABC transporter permease, coding for MKKFANIYLTVAFLLLYLPIFYLIFYAFNEGGDMNGFTGFTLEHFSSMLGDSRLMLILAQTFFLAFLSSLIATIIGTFGAIYIYQAKPRFQNALLSVNNILMVAPDVMIGASFLILFTMIGFQLGFVSVLLSHIAFSIPIVVLMVLPRLKEMNADMISAAYDLGATQPQMLKEIMLPYLTPAIIAGYFMAFTYSLDDFAVTFFVTGNGYSNLSVEIYSRARQGISLEINALSTLVFLFSILLVVGYYFISREKEAN